In a genomic window of Croceibacterium sp. TMG7-5b_MA50:
- a CDS encoding patatin-like phospholipase family protein encodes MRHESLQRRPDVLVLQGGGALGAYQAGVYEALHATGFEPDWVTGISIGAINAAIIAGNPPERRVARLRQFWNLVSSEWLLQPPIPDGRLRQFFNEWAAAGIMAGGVPGFFRPRSPAEWFCLPDMQPLGVYDTSPLRDTLLELVDFDRLNEGAMRFSVGAVNVRTGNFAYFDNRDAGCRIGPEHVMASGALPPGFPPVMIEGEAYWDGGLVSNTPLQYVLDGSPQTDLTVYQVDLFHALGDLPTDLAQVLQREKDIRYSSRTRMNTDLQQRLEELRLAAARLVKKLPPELRDDADAQELAHLPRPGAVHVLHLINRREMFETQSKDYEFSRITVDGHWASGLTDAAESIGHALWQERGRYRRGIVTYDLTHPDGPQIRCGGESLDPEELVTNS; translated from the coding sequence ATGAGACATGAAAGCCTGCAGCGTCGGCCCGATGTCCTGGTGCTGCAGGGCGGCGGCGCACTGGGTGCCTATCAGGCCGGCGTGTACGAGGCGCTGCATGCCACAGGGTTCGAACCCGACTGGGTCACCGGCATCTCCATCGGCGCGATCAACGCCGCGATCATCGCCGGCAACCCGCCGGAGCGGCGCGTCGCAAGGCTGCGGCAGTTCTGGAATTTGGTGTCGTCCGAGTGGCTGCTGCAGCCGCCGATCCCGGATGGCCGGCTGCGGCAGTTCTTCAACGAATGGGCAGCGGCAGGGATCATGGCGGGCGGCGTACCCGGCTTCTTCCGCCCCCGGTCACCGGCAGAATGGTTTTGCCTGCCCGACATGCAACCGCTGGGCGTTTATGATACCAGCCCATTGCGCGACACCCTGCTGGAGCTGGTGGATTTTGACCGGCTGAACGAAGGCGCGATGCGTTTCAGCGTCGGCGCGGTGAATGTCCGCACCGGCAATTTCGCCTATTTCGACAATCGGGATGCCGGGTGCCGGATCGGGCCGGAACATGTGATGGCGAGCGGTGCGCTGCCGCCGGGCTTCCCGCCGGTGATGATCGAGGGTGAGGCTTACTGGGATGGCGGCCTCGTCAGCAATACGCCCCTGCAATATGTACTCGACGGGTCTCCGCAGACGGACCTGACTGTGTACCAGGTGGATCTGTTTCACGCATTGGGCGACCTGCCGACCGATTTGGCGCAGGTGCTGCAGCGGGAGAAGGACATCCGCTATTCCAGCCGCACCCGGATGAACACCGACCTGCAGCAGCGGCTGGAGGAGTTGCGCCTGGCGGCTGCGCGTTTGGTGAAGAAGCTGCCGCCGGAACTGCGCGACGATGCCGATGCACAGGAACTGGCTCACCTGCCGCGCCCCGGTGCGGTGCATGTGCTGCATCTGATCAACCGGCGCGAAATGTTCGAGACGCAGAGCAAGGATTACGAGTTCAGCCGCATCACCGTGGATGGCCATTGGGCATCCGGGCTGACGGATGCGGCGGAATCGATCGGGCATGCCCTGTGGCAGGAGCGTGGCCGTTATCGCCGCGGCATCGTTACCTACGACCTGACCCATCCGGACGGACCGCAGATCCGCTGCGGCGGGGAAAGCCTCGACCCCGAGGAACTGGTCACTAATAGCTGA
- a CDS encoding EAL domain-containing protein: MGCEGCRDGHDLGFAIRAAFQPIVDLETGKVFAYEALVRGPEGQGAGWVLGQVDDDNRYRFDQACRVAAITEAVTAGLLDTDARLSINFLPNAVYSPQACIRLTLATAREQQLPTSRLMFEFTEGEKLDAAHVRNIVESYRFHGFTTAIDDFGAGYAGLNLLAEIQPDCIKLDMELVRGIGSHQPRRLIVASMVRLARAMGIRLVAEGIETHAELATLRQLGVRYVQGYLIARPALGALPVPDPAALQQAYAA; encoded by the coding sequence ATGGGCTGCGAAGGATGCCGCGACGGCCACGATCTGGGCTTCGCGATCAGGGCGGCGTTCCAGCCGATCGTGGATCTGGAGACGGGCAAGGTGTTCGCTTACGAGGCGCTGGTCCGTGGACCGGAGGGGCAGGGCGCCGGCTGGGTGCTGGGGCAAGTGGACGACGACAATCGCTACCGCTTCGATCAGGCATGCCGCGTTGCGGCGATCACCGAAGCAGTCACCGCCGGGCTGCTGGACACCGATGCCAGGCTGTCGATCAACTTTCTGCCTAACGCCGTCTACTCCCCACAGGCCTGCATTCGCCTGACGCTGGCCACCGCGCGGGAACAGCAACTACCCACCAGCCGGCTGATGTTCGAGTTCACGGAAGGCGAGAAGCTGGATGCGGCGCATGTGCGCAACATCGTCGAAAGCTACCGCTTCCATGGCTTCACGACCGCGATCGACGATTTCGGCGCCGGATATGCCGGGCTGAACCTGCTGGCAGAGATCCAGCCGGACTGCATCAAGCTGGACATGGAACTGGTCCGCGGCATTGGCAGCCACCAACCGCGGCGGCTGATCGTCGCCTCCATGGTCCGGCTGGCGCGCGCGATGGGTATTCGCCTGGTGGCGGAAGGAATCGAGACCCATGCGGAACTGGCGACCTTGCGGCAGCTGGGTGTGAGATATGTGCAGGGGTACCTGATCGCCCGGCCGGCACTTGGCGCGCTGCCGGTGCCCGATCCCGCGGCCCTCCAGCAAGCATATGCCGCCTGA
- a CDS encoding GreA/GreB family elongation factor, with protein MKQQGNPITPAGLLALKARYDHLLGTERPEIVAIVSWAAGNGDRSENGDYLYGRKRMREIDRELANLARRMKAARVVTPADTPDRSKAFFGATVTIADEDDNQRTLTLVGDDEQDASADRIGWSAPIARALRGAAVGDLRTVRLPAGEKEWEVVAISY; from the coding sequence ATGAAGCAGCAGGGCAATCCCATTACCCCGGCAGGTCTCTTGGCGCTAAAGGCGCGCTACGATCACCTGCTGGGGACCGAGCGGCCGGAGATCGTCGCCATCGTCAGCTGGGCCGCCGGCAATGGCGATCGGTCGGAGAACGGCGACTATCTCTACGGCCGCAAGCGGATGCGGGAGATCGACCGCGAGCTCGCGAATCTCGCCCGGCGCATGAAAGCCGCCCGCGTGGTCACTCCCGCCGACACTCCCGATCGAAGCAAAGCGTTCTTCGGCGCCACCGTCACCATTGCGGACGAGGATGACAACCAGCGCACGCTGACGCTGGTCGGGGATGACGAGCAGGACGCGTCCGCCGACCGCATCGGCTGGAGCGCGCCGATCGCCCGCGCCCTTCGCGGTGCGGCGGTGGGCGACCTGCGCACGGTGCGCCTGCCCGCGGGCGAGAAGGAGTGGGAGGTCGTCGCGATCAGCTATTAG
- a CDS encoding alkaline phosphatase PhoX, with the protein MDNQLDHRGYWDGDTDTNTMGSRSLESMAAERFNRRQTIMGTLQASVAAFLGTSLLAACGDDDAADAPTVNAGQDATVAAGRTVTLTGSATGANGTAWAQTGGPAVTLTGSGDTVTFLAPGVAQDTQLTFTYGASSGGSTATDSTVITVTPATLAFTAVAKNRNDVVTVPTGYSVTVLMKKGDPIAAGVPAFANDGTDTNWAQRIGDHHDGLAYFGLNAAGQKDLTSSTRGLIAQNHENIDNQYLHPNGSTNAASGPRPASEALIEIEAHGVAVTEIRDTGNRQWTWVQNSSFNRRITPNTPTVMNGPARGTDFLRTVFSPAGTNGRGTINNCAIGVSLWATYLTCEENWAGYFRRPNSGATSDNNNRTARELTSLRRYGVTSSIGSYAWSTVASGEDIFRKWDARATGASATADYRNEPNQYGWVVEIDPYNPAAAPRKRTALGRFGHEGAWMGLPVSGQPIAVYMGDDSRGEYLYKFVSAANWTPADASATDPLAIGDKYLDTGTLHVARFNADGTGTWVPLVFGQVPARPAVGVEPAYTFASQADICVNTRLAADAVRATPMDRPEWTGVNPANGEIYLTLTNSNATARPLNGTDAANPRHYNDPRRPAGAPDLDENATVSQLGNPNGHIIRLRENGNSAAATAFTWDIYLFGADNVDADPVNVNISGLDDSNSFSSPDGLYFSRPTNPAGQGRPLMWLQTDDGAMTDRTNNQMLATLPGRVGDGGARTITNRGAGGATAQQATIVGANATPATVKRFLVGPTECEITGIDSTPDGRTIFVGIQHPGEAGDAARPTSNWPQSQTGNRTGRPRSALIAVTKDDGGIVGI; encoded by the coding sequence ATGGACAACCAGCTCGATCATCGCGGTTATTGGGACGGCGATACCGACACCAACACGATGGGCAGCCGCTCGCTGGAGAGCATGGCGGCCGAGCGGTTCAATCGCCGGCAGACGATCATGGGCACCCTGCAGGCGTCCGTCGCCGCGTTCCTGGGCACCAGCCTGCTGGCCGCCTGCGGTGACGACGATGCGGCGGATGCGCCGACCGTCAATGCCGGGCAGGATGCCACCGTCGCCGCCGGCCGCACGGTCACGCTGACGGGTTCGGCGACCGGCGCCAACGGCACCGCGTGGGCGCAGACCGGCGGCCCGGCGGTCACGCTGACCGGCAGCGGCGACACCGTCACCTTCCTGGCGCCGGGCGTCGCGCAGGACACGCAGCTGACCTTCACCTACGGCGCGTCGAGCGGCGGCAGCACCGCCACCGACAGCACCGTGATCACCGTAACCCCGGCGACGCTGGCCTTCACCGCCGTCGCCAAGAACCGCAACGACGTGGTCACCGTGCCGACCGGCTACAGCGTGACGGTGCTGATGAAGAAAGGCGACCCGATCGCCGCCGGCGTGCCGGCCTTCGCCAATGACGGGACCGACACCAACTGGGCGCAGCGCATCGGCGATCATCACGACGGCCTTGCCTATTTCGGCCTGAACGCCGCCGGGCAGAAGGATCTCACCTCCTCCACCCGCGGGCTGATCGCGCAGAACCACGAGAACATCGACAACCAGTACCTGCACCCGAACGGTTCCACCAACGCGGCAAGCGGCCCGCGTCCGGCAAGCGAGGCGCTGATCGAGATCGAGGCGCATGGCGTCGCCGTCACGGAGATCCGCGACACCGGCAACCGCCAGTGGACGTGGGTGCAGAACAGCAGTTTCAACCGGCGGATCACGCCCAACACCCCGACCGTGATGAATGGCCCGGCGCGCGGCACCGATTTCCTGCGCACCGTCTTCTCGCCCGCGGGCACCAACGGCCGCGGCACGATCAACAATTGCGCGATCGGCGTATCGCTGTGGGCGACGTACCTGACGTGCGAGGAGAACTGGGCCGGTTACTTCCGCCGCCCCAACAGCGGCGCCACCAGCGACAACAACAATCGCACCGCGCGTGAGTTGACCAGCCTGCGCCGCTATGGCGTCACCAGCTCCATCGGCAGCTATGCCTGGTCCACGGTGGCGAGCGGCGAGGACATCTTCCGCAAGTGGGACGCGCGGGCGACCGGCGCCAGCGCCACCGCCGATTACCGCAACGAACCCAACCAGTATGGCTGGGTGGTCGAGATCGACCCGTACAATCCCGCCGCCGCCCCGCGCAAGCGCACGGCGCTGGGCCGGTTCGGCCATGAAGGCGCGTGGATGGGTCTGCCGGTCTCCGGCCAGCCGATCGCCGTCTACATGGGTGACGATTCGCGCGGCGAATACCTGTACAAGTTCGTGTCGGCCGCGAACTGGACGCCGGCGGATGCCAGCGCGACCGATCCGCTGGCGATCGGCGACAAGTATCTCGACACCGGTACGCTGCATGTCGCCCGCTTCAACGCGGACGGCACGGGCACCTGGGTGCCGCTGGTCTTCGGCCAGGTGCCGGCCCGTCCGGCCGTGGGCGTCGAGCCGGCCTACACCTTCGCCAGCCAGGCGGACATCTGCGTCAACACGCGCCTCGCCGCCGATGCGGTGCGCGCCACGCCGATGGACCGGCCGGAATGGACCGGCGTAAATCCCGCCAATGGCGAGATCTACCTGACGCTGACCAATTCCAACGCCACCGCCCGCCCGCTGAACGGCACCGACGCGGCCAATCCGCGGCACTACAACGATCCGCGCCGCCCGGCCGGCGCGCCCGATCTGGACGAGAACGCCACGGTATCGCAGCTGGGCAATCCCAACGGCCACATCATCCGCCTGCGGGAGAACGGCAACAGCGCCGCCGCCACCGCCTTCACCTGGGACATCTACCTGTTCGGGGCGGACAATGTGGATGCCGATCCGGTCAACGTGAATATCTCCGGCCTGGACGACAGCAATTCGTTCTCCAGCCCGGACGGCCTGTACTTCTCCCGCCCCACCAACCCGGCGGGTCAGGGTCGGCCGCTGATGTGGCTGCAGACGGATGACGGCGCGATGACCGATCGCACCAACAACCAGATGCTGGCCACCCTGCCCGGCCGGGTCGGCGATGGCGGCGCGCGCACGATCACCAATCGCGGGGCGGGCGGCGCCACGGCGCAGCAGGCGACCATCGTGGGCGCGAACGCGACCCCGGCGACGGTCAAGCGCTTCCTGGTTGGCCCAACCGAATGCGAGATCACCGGCATCGACAGCACCCCCGACGGGCGCACGATCTTTGTCGGCATCCAGCATCCGGGCGAGGCGGGCGACGCGGCCCGCCCGACCAGCAACTGGCCGCAGAGCCAGACCGGCAACCGCACGGGTCGCCCCCGTTCCGCGCTGATCGCGGTGACGAAGGACGATGGCGGCATCGTGGGTATCTGA
- the dapA gene encoding 4-hydroxy-tetrahydrodipicolinate synthase: MFSGSIPALVTPFRDGAVDESALHRLVDWQIASGSAALVVCGTTGEASTLDNEEHHRVIGLVVEFANGRVPVIAGCGSNDTRTALWHLEEAQKLGADAALCVAPYYNRPSQAGLLAHFSALADACDLPIMLYNVPGRTVTDMLPETVAELHRRHPDRITSVKDASGDLTRVVTHRLLAGQGLCQLSGDDPLALAGRILGQTGCVSVTANVAPALCARFQDACDRGDWDTARALNDRLFPLHRALFADASPAPTKYALARLHDWLTEDVRLPIVPCGEAARAAVDAALAGLELV; this comes from the coding sequence ATGTTCTCTGGCTCAATTCCTGCACTTGTCACGCCATTTCGCGATGGAGCCGTGGATGAGAGCGCATTGCACCGGCTGGTCGACTGGCAGATCGCCAGCGGCTCCGCCGCGCTGGTCGTCTGCGGCACCACGGGCGAGGCATCGACGCTGGACAATGAGGAGCATCACCGGGTCATCGGCCTCGTCGTCGAGTTCGCGAACGGTCGGGTGCCGGTGATTGCCGGCTGCGGCAGCAACGACACACGCACCGCGTTGTGGCATCTGGAAGAGGCGCAGAAGCTGGGCGCCGACGCCGCCTTGTGCGTCGCCCCATATTACAACCGGCCGAGCCAGGCCGGGTTGCTGGCACATTTCAGCGCACTGGCGGATGCGTGCGACCTGCCGATCATGCTTTACAACGTTCCCGGACGTACGGTCACCGACATGCTGCCTGAGACGGTGGCGGAACTGCACCGCCGCCATCCCGACCGCATCACGTCCGTCAAGGATGCGAGCGGCGACCTGACCCGCGTGGTCACGCACCGGCTGCTGGCCGGACAAGGACTATGTCAGTTGTCGGGGGACGATCCGCTGGCTCTTGCCGGGCGGATACTGGGCCAGACCGGCTGCGTCTCCGTCACCGCCAATGTCGCGCCCGCTTTGTGCGCCAGGTTCCAGGATGCATGCGACCGCGGCGATTGGGACACGGCACGGGCGCTGAACGACCGCCTGTTCCCGCTGCATCGCGCGTTGTTCGCCGATGCCAGCCCCGCGCCGACGAAGTATGCGCTGGCACGACTGCACGACTGGCTGACGGAGGATGTTCGCCTGCCAATCGTGCCGTGCGGCGAAGCGGCGCGCGCGGCCGTGGATGCGGCGCTGGCGGGACTCGAACTCGTCTGA
- a CDS encoding septation protein IspZ, translating into MNLTFARYRRPFTVDGIACEVVIRADFKGMHSELLVAGERRAADSTPAMGVEATRNHHLATTLPDGTPLAVEAGYINWVNVGIAVRVDGQLVHESHPGRRIAYPEKARKMAGDANVDMARYSANKVPLLVDIGLGILFYILAKLTDLTTAALAGAVIGLALVVVQRFVKVDLLGGLAMFGVVMLLLSAGLALIFQDDMAVKMRSTILGSISAILFLGDGLLGGNRLGKGLARYLPYTDLNPGRLAFGLGLLGLVMALLNWGVAQYASTDIWLFYSTFVDFILAASMTLLVFRYARSGNSHKTVSPIAK; encoded by the coding sequence ATGAATTTGACCTTTGCCCGGTACCGCCGGCCGTTCACGGTGGACGGAATCGCTTGCGAGGTGGTGATCCGAGCCGACTTCAAGGGCATGCACAGCGAATTGCTGGTGGCGGGCGAGCGCCGGGCAGCCGACAGCACGCCCGCGATGGGGGTTGAGGCGACGCGCAACCATCACCTCGCCACTACTCTGCCGGATGGCACGCCGTTGGCGGTGGAGGCCGGTTACATCAACTGGGTCAATGTCGGTATCGCGGTGCGGGTCGACGGGCAGCTCGTTCATGAAAGCCATCCGGGTCGGCGGATCGCCTATCCGGAAAAAGCGCGCAAGATGGCGGGTGACGCGAATGTCGACATGGCTCGCTACAGCGCCAACAAGGTGCCGTTGCTGGTGGATATCGGGCTTGGCATCCTGTTCTACATTCTGGCCAAGCTGACGGATCTGACGACTGCCGCGTTGGCGGGGGCGGTGATCGGGCTGGCGCTGGTGGTGGTGCAGCGGTTCGTGAAGGTGGACCTGCTGGGCGGGCTGGCCATGTTCGGAGTGGTCATGCTGCTGCTGTCCGCCGGGCTGGCCCTGATCTTCCAGGATGACATGGCGGTGAAGATGCGCAGCACGATCCTGGGATCGATCAGCGCCATCCTGTTCCTGGGTGACGGGCTGCTGGGCGGGAACCGGCTGGGCAAGGGGCTGGCGCGGTACCTGCCCTACACCGATCTAAACCCCGGGCGATTGGCATTCGGCCTGGGTCTGCTGGGCCTGGTCATGGCGCTGCTGAACTGGGGCGTGGCGCAATATGCCTCCACGGATATCTGGCTGTTCTACAGCACCTTTGTCGACTTCATCCTGGCCGCATCAATGACGCTGCTGGTGTTCCGCTACGCCCGGTCAGGCAACAGTCACAAAACTGTCTCGCCAATAGCGAAATGA
- a CDS encoding outer membrane beta-barrel protein, producing MHKGLALLAAGSVIALSAPAMAQENPTFTGPRVEALVGYDINKPGSSQDIDNADDLDQSFEGASYGVGIGYDFAAGGALIGVEGEYMGSSAETDYDTGAFETFGVSNVEAGDDLYLGLRAGILASPRALVYVKGGYTNASYNVLTSNGTANTDTDIDLDGWRVGAGAEYALSNNLFVKGEYRYSNYEEGEVEGPNGGESDRFDIDMDRHQVMLGLGYRF from the coding sequence ATGCACAAGGGTCTCGCACTTCTCGCCGCCGGTTCGGTCATCGCGCTTTCCGCGCCGGCCATGGCGCAAGAGAACCCGACCTTCACCGGCCCCCGCGTGGAAGCGCTGGTCGGCTACGACATCAACAAGCCCGGCAGCAGCCAGGACATCGACAATGCCGATGATCTCGACCAGTCCTTCGAAGGCGCCAGCTACGGCGTCGGCATCGGCTACGACTTTGCAGCCGGCGGTGCGCTGATCGGTGTCGAGGGCGAGTACATGGGCTCCAGCGCCGAGACCGATTACGACACCGGCGCGTTCGAGACGTTCGGCGTGAGCAATGTCGAGGCGGGCGACGACCTGTATCTGGGTCTGCGTGCCGGTATCCTGGCGAGCCCGCGCGCGCTGGTCTACGTCAAGGGTGGCTACACCAATGCCAGCTATAACGTGCTGACCAGCAATGGCACCGCCAACACCGACACCGACATCGACCTGGACGGCTGGCGCGTTGGTGCGGGTGCGGAATACGCGCTGAGCAACAACCTGTTCGTCAAGGGCGAGTACCGCTACTCGAACTACGAAGAAGGTGAGGTCGAAGGGCCGAATGGCGGCGAGAGCGACCGGTTCGACATCGACATGGACCGTCATCAGGTGATGCTGGGTCTGGGATACCGGTTCTAA
- the rlmN gene encoding 23S rRNA (adenine(2503)-C(2))-methyltransferase RlmN: MPDTALMPIPGPLDPVPLAREVTPRSDGRIDLIGLPRPRIAELLEGAGLDRKQARLRARQLFHWLYHRGVTDFEAMTDIAKTMRPWLAERFVIGRPDVVEAQHSTDGTRKWLLRTADGHDFEMVFIPDADRGTLCVSSQVGCTLNCSFCHTGTMRLVRNLTPGEIVGQVMLARDALGEWPRGTMSGLEVEEDEGGYTSDGRLLTNIVMMGMGEPLYNFDGVRDALQLVMDGDGLALSKRRITLSTSGVIPMMERCGQEIGVNLAVSLHAVRKEVRDELVPLNRKYGIEDLLAACAAYPGASNARRITFEYVMLKGLNDSDDDARELVRLLRRYDLPAKVNLIPFNPWPGAAYECSTPDRIRRFSDIVFEGGISAPVRTPRGRDIEAACGQLKTAAEKRSRAERDREAAQLATT, from the coding sequence ATGCCAGACACTGCCCTGATGCCTATCCCCGGCCCGCTCGATCCCGTGCCGCTCGCGCGTGAGGTCACGCCGCGCAGCGACGGTCGCATCGACCTGATCGGCCTGCCGCGACCCCGGATTGCGGAATTGCTGGAAGGCGCCGGGCTGGACCGGAAGCAGGCTCGCTTGCGCGCGCGGCAGCTGTTCCACTGGTTGTACCATCGTGGTGTGACCGATTTTGAGGCGATGACCGACATCGCCAAGACGATGCGGCCATGGCTTGCGGAACGCTTCGTCATCGGCCGGCCCGATGTGGTGGAGGCGCAGCATTCCACTGACGGCACCCGCAAATGGCTGCTGCGCACCGCCGACGGCCATGACTTCGAGATGGTGTTCATCCCCGATGCCGACCGTGGGACACTGTGCGTGTCGAGCCAGGTCGGCTGTACGCTCAACTGCTCATTTTGTCATACCGGCACCATGCGGCTGGTGCGCAATCTGACCCCGGGGGAGATCGTGGGGCAGGTCATGCTGGCGCGCGATGCGCTCGGCGAATGGCCGCGCGGGACCATGTCCGGGCTGGAAGTCGAGGAGGATGAAGGCGGCTACACTAGCGATGGGCGGCTGCTGACCAACATCGTCATGATGGGCATGGGCGAACCGCTCTACAATTTCGATGGTGTGCGCGACGCCCTGCAATTGGTCATGGATGGTGACGGGCTCGCCCTCTCCAAGCGGCGCATCACTCTGTCGACCAGCGGTGTGATTCCGATGATGGAACGCTGCGGGCAGGAGATCGGCGTCAACCTTGCCGTCTCGCTTCATGCCGTGCGCAAGGAAGTGCGCGACGAACTGGTGCCGTTGAACCGCAAGTACGGAATCGAGGATCTGCTGGCGGCTTGTGCAGCCTATCCCGGCGCATCCAATGCGCGGCGGATCACCTTTGAATACGTCATGCTGAAGGGGCTGAACGACAGCGACGATGACGCTCGGGAGCTGGTTCGCCTGCTGCGTCGTTACGACCTGCCGGCGAAGGTCAATCTGATCCCCTTCAATCCATGGCCCGGCGCGGCCTACGAATGCTCCACGCCTGACCGTATCCGGCGCTTCTCCGACATCGTGTTCGAAGGCGGCATCAGCGCACCGGTGCGCACGCCGCGTGGTCGCGATATCGAAGCTGCCTGCGGCCAGCTGAAGACGGCAGCGGAAAAGCGCAGCCGCGCGGAACGCGACCGGGAGGCGGCGCAACTCGCCACGACCTAG
- a CDS encoding lytic transglycosylase domain-containing protein: MSSMLTHRFAALLLAGAFALPAPAMAQVIAPPAVGNGDAAAVAAEYDRNRAQLVAAQPGPMAGVIAQWQALSGGGNFSFTDYSNFLLQYPGFPDETRLRGFAEGRLSQEYADPARLVAFFDRFPPQTNAARGQYALALMSVRPGDAVEIARAAWRGGEMADTAAAAIQGSFGAQLTQDDHDARMDALLWQRNRLAAERQLGWTSPALQPVFTARLVILQGGDGAIADPNARSDPGWLYNRSRELRQEDRSGEAVMLAAQHPQLSRLPFDQTRWVEEQLAVARAADPRSAVAIAARIDEAFPSGADISGMAYKLRDDYTSLVWLGGTQALWQLGDAASAAPLFYRYGNAARTGQTRSKGFYWAGYAAARAGDAGGAQRYYEMAAQYPDRFYGLLALKELGRPVPAFAAAPAASPSADERARFRQQPITAAVSEVARDAPWSTGIRFYRQLADSATTAGEHLLVAELAKEIGRRDLAVNLLDSAVADGHSDFTRVGFPTVMPPPGVDWTMVHAISRQESQFAQNAVSHAGARGLMQLMPGTAQEEANKAGIAYMQASLIDDAGYNIRLGNNHIQRLYARYGSWPLAIAAYNAGPGNVNKWLAANGDPRTGSVAWTDWIERIPFFETKNYVTRVIENAVVYEHLYPENAPFGRPRGVEDFLR; encoded by the coding sequence ATGTCCAGCATGCTTACCCACCGTTTCGCCGCGCTGCTGCTGGCCGGCGCGTTCGCTCTTCCCGCTCCTGCGATGGCCCAGGTCATCGCCCCCCCAGCCGTCGGCAACGGCGATGCCGCAGCCGTCGCAGCCGAATACGACCGCAATCGCGCGCAGCTTGTCGCCGCGCAGCCCGGACCTATGGCCGGGGTCATCGCGCAATGGCAGGCGTTGAGCGGGGGCGGCAATTTCTCGTTCACGGATTACAGCAACTTCCTGCTGCAATATCCTGGTTTCCCTGATGAGACACGCCTTCGCGGCTTTGCCGAGGGACGGCTGAGCCAGGAATACGCCGATCCGGCGCGACTGGTCGCCTTCTTCGATCGCTTTCCGCCGCAGACCAATGCCGCGCGCGGTCAATATGCGCTGGCGCTGATGTCGGTGCGTCCGGGTGACGCGGTGGAGATCGCGCGCGCCGCATGGCGCGGCGGCGAGATGGCCGACACCGCGGCCGCTGCCATCCAGGGCAGCTTCGGCGCGCAGTTGACGCAGGACGATCACGACGCGCGGATGGATGCGCTGCTATGGCAGCGGAACCGGCTCGCGGCGGAACGCCAGCTTGGGTGGACCAGCCCCGCCCTGCAGCCGGTATTCACCGCCCGCCTTGTCATCCTGCAGGGCGGCGACGGCGCCATCGCCGATCCGAACGCCCGGTCCGATCCGGGCTGGCTGTACAATCGCAGCCGTGAATTGCGGCAGGAAGATCGCAGCGGGGAGGCGGTGATGCTGGCCGCGCAGCATCCGCAGCTTAGCCGCCTGCCCTTCGATCAAACCCGCTGGGTGGAGGAGCAGCTGGCCGTCGCCCGCGCCGCCGATCCACGCTCCGCCGTGGCGATCGCCGCCCGCATCGACGAGGCGTTCCCCTCCGGCGCCGACATCAGCGGCATGGCCTACAAGCTGCGTGACGACTACACTTCGCTGGTGTGGCTCGGCGGCACACAGGCCTTGTGGCAGTTGGGCGATGCGGCCAGCGCTGCCCCGCTGTTCTACCGCTACGGCAATGCCGCTCGCACGGGCCAGACGCGGTCAAAGGGGTTCTACTGGGCAGGCTATGCCGCCGCCCGCGCCGGCGATGCCGGCGGGGCGCAGCGCTATTATGAGATGGCGGCGCAATATCCGGACCGCTTCTATGGCTTGCTGGCGTTGAAGGAACTCGGCCGACCGGTGCCCGCCTTCGCCGCGGCTCCTGCCGCATCGCCCAGTGCCGACGAACGCGCCCGCTTCCGCCAGCAGCCGATCACCGCCGCCGTCAGCGAAGTGGCTCGCGATGCGCCGTGGAGCACCGGCATACGCTTCTACCGCCAGCTCGCCGACAGCGCGACCACCGCGGGCGAGCACCTGCTGGTGGCGGAACTGGCGAAGGAGATCGGACGCCGCGACCTGGCAGTGAACCTGCTCGACTCCGCGGTGGCGGACGGCCACAGCGATTTCACCCGCGTCGGCTTCCCGACGGTAATGCCGCCGCCGGGTGTCGATTGGACCATGGTGCACGCCATCAGCCGGCAGGAAAGCCAGTTTGCGCAGAACGCGGTCAGCCATGCGGGCGCGCGTGGCCTGATGCAGCTGATGCCCGGCACCGCTCAGGAGGAGGCGAACAAGGCCGGCATCGCCTACATGCAGGCCAGCCTGATCGACGATGCCGGCTACAACATCCGGCTCGGCAACAACCACATCCAGCGGCTGTATGCTAGGTATGGTAGCTGGCCACTGGCGATCGCCGCCTACAATGCCGGACCTGGCAACGTGAACAAGTGGCTGGCTGCCAACGGCGACCCGCGCACCGGCAGCGTCGCCTGGACCGACTGGATTGAACGCATCCCATTCTTCGAGACCAAGAACTATGTGACCCGCGTGATCGAGAACGCCGTGGTGTACGAGCATCTTTATCCGGAGAACGCGCCCTTCGGCCGTCCGCGCGGGGTGGAGGATTTCCTGCGCTGA